TGCAATTCAGTTTTATGGAACCTGTCATGTCCAACTCATGCACTAAAGGCAGATTGTGGTAGAATAAATATAGtatgtaaatcaatttttaataaaaaatcttaattcttaatttattaaattttctagttAAACGTAATTTTTAGAGTCAAAGAATGCAGTATGACTTTATCAAATCTAATCGTAGAGACAAACATCGATATTTGAAAGAAGAGTGGAGATTTTTAAAAGGCTGAAATCTTTTATCGAAAAAGATTTCATCAaggaaaatctaattaaaattgcgAAATTGTAACTAAaacaatttatacttttttttgagataaacctacttttcaattaaaaaatttgttttctgtttcattttttatagctCTATAATTTTAGAACTTATTTATTTGTCCGTGCTACCATATGAATTCACGTGCttgagaatttcattattttttttttcatgcctaGCCTCTCAATTAAATCTATGACAAAAAATGATACAGGGTGTTTCTAAACTCATGAAAGTACCTTTAAGAATAGATTagatatgtgaaaataatttctttttactttcttatatacaaagTGCGGAAAGAGGTAGTATTGTAGCccttaaaaaattcgaactcgagattttgagaaatctCCGCATTCCAGAGttctctgaatccgaaaaacacatttttgtcattCTATCTCTCTGCTTgtctataaacacgataactcaaaaacattttgaagaacaCGGaggaaatttttctattaaatttccaACTAAACGTCAAATCTATTGAAAGATTTGTCTGTCCGGCTAATCAAGTACAAGTGAGcattataactacaaaacataaagtataaaatttagtttgcagtTTAAGCATCTCAAATATGGATCCATATCAAATTGGAAAGTTTTTTTAACATGTGCTGAGcgtctgtcggtctgtgtttttgtttgaatgcaaatgcgataattcaaacaTGCACCAACTTAGGTAAAGGAAAGTTGGTTCGCAATTTTAAGGTCTAAAATAcaaatccttataaaattttgaactaaatatgcCAAAGGCTTGACCGTCTGCCATCTGCACTTTCGCTTGCATGTATAAGCAATACTGATAAAGGcaatgttgttgttgtcgtgtctatgcatacagtgctagtgcaaaagattagagtcctccaaaagccttggtgacaagatctgcaagttctggagaccgatggctatggaggatttcgattgggggtgctccaagttgaaagagggaaccgataatggcctagcagtcaaaaacatgatctggagtgagttgcgaatggggacagtacttgcaaatgggataggattttatattggttcgtgagatcttcatgcctttgaaatgtccagTACGTAGCCTAGCTATTGTAGAGGAAAGGTTTCTTGGGCAGTTTAGATCGGGGATTGTTGCCTTGCTAAGATTTTGATTGTAGATCCTTCGCCTGGCGGCAGCATTCGCATCTGCACAGGTGACTTCGAGATTGCTCTTCGTTGCGTGCTTCCTTTGCAAGGGCATCTGCACATTCGTTCCCCTCAATTCCAACATGAGCTGGGATCCGCTGGAGAGTGCAAGGTATATTTAGTAAATGGAGAAGGGCATTCATTTCTTGCGTTATTGTTGTTTTACCGTTATGTATGGCTTCGAGTGCTGATTTTGAGTCTGagaaaatcacaatttcttttattgagtcGTTTAGAGAATGAGAGCGAAAATGGGTAAGAGCCTCTTTAATAGCGATTAATTCGTTTGTGAAGTTTGAAGCAATTTGGCCAGTGGGTATTTTGAGTTTAATGTTATATCCTGAGGGGTAAATGATGGAGATACCAGCACCACCTCTGTTAAAGTCAATATCAGAGGAACCATCTGTGTAGACTATTGCGTTGTTTTCACTGGAAAGTGAATGAACAGTGTCTTCAcctttttgtaataaaacttgGGTTGGTTCTTTCGTAAAGGCAATGTccgaaatgaatgaaatttgatatgacaTCTTGTGGCTACGATTGTGGTTCTATatcgaattttagttttaattggttggaaaaaacgttaaaaatacatattctattttctgtatttgttttattaactgtatatcagggattaatcgccaaagatcactcgccaaattcaataaaaaaatactagaCATGCCAAAGATggatataaaaaagtaataaggtGAGAAAAATCATGCACAAACCTGGAGATTGAAGCAAAAC
The Argiope bruennichi chromosome 6, qqArgBrue1.1, whole genome shotgun sequence DNA segment above includes these coding regions:
- the LOC129971772 gene encoding ribonuclease H1-like — encoded protein: MSYQISFISDIAFTKEPTQVLLQKGEDTVHSLSSENNAIVYTDGSSDIDFNRGGAGISIIYPSGYNIKLKIPTGQIASNFTNELIAIKEALTHFRSHSLNDSIKEIVIFSDSKSALEAIHNGKTTITQEMNALLHLLNIPCTLQRIPAHVGIEGNECADALAKEARNEEQSRSHLCRCECCRQAKDLQSKS